A genomic region of Mesobacillus jeotgali contains the following coding sequences:
- a CDS encoding DUF1259 domain-containing protein: MIRSIMAATLVLALFLPAAVQAQGNADCEKLEIIFNSNVESENGICKVEIVRKNIKPTHMGKKLSPETMELAFHFGFEKVDGQVAVMGELAILQEEVNPVLDALRQGKLEVTALHNHMMHEEPRIMYVHFQGMGDMEQQAKTIKAAIDKTSK; this comes from the coding sequence TTGATTAGGTCAATAATGGCAGCAACTTTGGTTCTTGCTCTCTTTTTACCTGCAGCTGTACAGGCTCAGGGCAATGCAGACTGTGAAAAACTTGAAATAATATTCAATTCTAATGTTGAATCTGAAAATGGGATCTGCAAGGTGGAAATTGTCCGTAAAAATATTAAGCCGACTCATATGGGCAAAAAGCTGTCTCCAGAAACGATGGAGCTAGCTTTCCATTTTGGGTTTGAAAAGGTAGACGGGCAGGTTGCAGTCATGGGAGAGCTGGCGATTCTGCAGGAAGAAGTAAATCCTGTTCTCGATGCATTGCGACAAGGGAAGCTTGAAGTAACCGCCTTGCACAACCATATGATGCATGAGGAACCGAGAATCATGTATGTCCATTTCCAGGGGATGGGTGATATGGAACAGCAGGCAAAAACGATAAAGGCAGCGATTGATAAAACGAGTAAATAA
- a CDS encoding NADH-dependent flavin oxidoreductase: protein MNEQFKPLFDSFTFPNGINLKNRLVMAPMTNFSSNEDGTVTDAEAEYYARRSKGVSMVVTACTYVTPSGKGFHGEFGADTDEMIPSLRKLASAIKAEGAKAVLQIFHGGRECPPELVPDGDIVSASDVQSERNSAKAPRALTGGEVNEIIAAFGETTRRAIEAGFDGVEIHGANGYLIQQFFSPHSNRRDDKWGGSLEKRMAFPLAVVDEVKRVTAKHAKDPFIVGYRFSPEEPEEPGITMADTLELIDTLAEKDLDYLHVSLNDFWSKPRRGVDDDRSRMEIIHERVGGKVPVIGVGSLYSAEDVIKAFGTGVPLLALGRELIIDPDWVEKVETGRENEIETKLDTGAQKRLVVPDPLWQAIVNTPGWFPGVQ, encoded by the coding sequence ATGAATGAACAATTTAAACCATTATTTGATTCATTTACATTCCCGAATGGAATTAACCTGAAGAATAGACTTGTTATGGCGCCGATGACCAACTTTTCATCGAATGAGGATGGAACCGTAACGGACGCGGAAGCAGAATATTACGCACGGCGCTCGAAAGGCGTCAGCATGGTGGTAACTGCGTGTACATACGTAACTCCTAGTGGGAAAGGATTCCATGGAGAATTCGGTGCGGATACCGATGAAATGATTCCGAGTCTTAGGAAGCTGGCATCTGCAATAAAAGCTGAAGGTGCTAAAGCGGTGCTGCAAATTTTCCATGGCGGCCGCGAGTGTCCTCCAGAGCTTGTGCCAGACGGGGATATCGTCAGTGCGAGCGATGTCCAATCAGAGCGGAATAGCGCGAAAGCACCCCGAGCATTGACGGGAGGAGAGGTGAACGAGATCATTGCTGCGTTCGGCGAGACAACGCGCCGGGCGATTGAAGCAGGCTTTGATGGCGTAGAAATCCATGGAGCCAATGGATACTTAATTCAGCAATTCTTCTCTCCTCATTCAAATAGACGCGACGATAAATGGGGCGGATCCCTGGAAAAAAGAATGGCATTCCCATTAGCGGTTGTGGATGAGGTAAAAAGAGTAACCGCAAAGCACGCAAAGGACCCGTTTATCGTCGGATACAGATTCTCACCGGAAGAACCTGAAGAGCCGGGAATTACAATGGCTGATACATTGGAACTGATTGATACCCTGGCTGAAAAGGACCTGGACTACTTGCATGTCTCTTTAAATGATTTCTGGTCGAAGCCAAGAAGAGGTGTCGACGATGACCGTTCAAGGATGGAAATCATCCACGAACGCGTCGGCGGCAAAGTTCCTGTAATCGGTGTCGGCTCGCTGTACAGTGCAGAAGATGTTATTAAAGCATTTGGGACGGGAGTGCCGTTGCTTGCGCTGGGCCGTGAACTGATCATTGACCCAGATTGGGTAGAAAAAGTCGAAACAGGCCGTGAAAATGAAATCGAAACAAAGCTCGATACAGGTGCACAGAAGCGGCTTGTCGTTCCGGATCCATTATGGCAGGCAATCGTCAACACACCAGGATGGTTTCCAGGAGTTCAATAA